The Peromyscus eremicus chromosome 2, PerEre_H2_v1, whole genome shotgun sequence genome includes the window GGGCCTGTGGGACACATACATTCAAACCCCAACAGAGTAGTATAATGACCGGAGGTGGCCGAGGAAGGAGGAAGTGTTGATCAAAAGATACAAGCTTTCGACTTGATGAGACAAATGCGTTTGTTTCTCTACAGCACATTATGGTGACCACAGTTAATGACAATATATCGTATACCTGAAGTTGCTTAAATAGTTCAATGTAGCCATTCTACAATGCAGAGAGATATCATGTTGAGCAACATGATTATACAAGACCTTgtcaattaaattttaaataggaTTACTCCTTGTTATGTCTCTTGTAGAGAATTTAGATAAATCATTTCTCCTAtaaggaggaggcggcggcggcggcagaggATCCCTGTGCAGCTCTCATTTTATGGCCCTGTCTATTGTAGGCCAGCATCTCTAACTTCCCACTGTTTGGTCACACAAATTAATGAGATTACAGTTATAGTTGGGTATCACGATGCATGCCCATTAGCCCAGCACCCAGgatgtagaagcaggaagatggagaggtcaggacagtctgggctacataacaagactctgtctctaatcaaagaaaataacacaaaataaaataacgaATAGggactggcaggatggctcagtgggtaaaggtacctgcttACAGGAATCCTCTGCGCTAATAGCACCTTggtgaggaggaggcaggaagctggCGTCAGAGTTTTTCATCTTTGCCATCTTGAGAACATAAGCACCATTGCCCATGACGCCACAGGAGAGGTGCACAGAGCTCTCACAACACTGTGTGGACTCAGCTTGACCAGGGCTTGACCATTTCTCTAAAGGCTGAGGAGATGAAGCTCTGAAGCCCTGTAACTGGGGACCCTCAGCCCACAGACCACACAGGCTCAAGGCAGAGACAGCTTTACTTTCTTGGAGGCAAATCTTTCACCCGTCTGAGCCCTCACTTAAGCCCAATATAGTAAGGATGTCCCCACACGCAACACATGTCTTCAAGCAAGGGGAACGCAAGAAAGTTAAAAGGCAGCGTTGGGCAAAGGCATCTGGGTGTCTGTCCTAAGAGTGCCTATGTGGGCACACTTTTCAGTGTAGGGAgggagcagaggcaagtggacctctGTGTATgatgggccagccagggctgcatcacaagactgtctttaaaaaatattgaaaggaTTTAATGCAGTAAATGCTTTTTAGGGGGTGAAGTTTTCCTTTAAGCAGAAGGAAGTCATGTGTTTTTCTCTCCAGGAGGCAGCAGAGGCAATGGCTGCAGAGGGCACACACAGGTGACACGCACACTAGTCACAAACCTGTGCCAACATGGTTGTTCGTGTCAAAGGCTGGCTTCCCCTGGGGCTGATTGTATGGAGAGATTTTCATGCAGGATGTTTTCTGTGGGAACTGTTGAAGGCGGCTGAGGACCTgcgcagagagagaacatgagtcTGCCACAGAGAAGCACTTGTGGCATGGCTTTTAGAGATAACCAGGAAGGCTAAGGCTTTATATCACCACTGACGGGTTACAGGTGTGGGCTGACCTGAGAAGAGCCTGTGCCATTGGGTGTGGTAGCTCTCCTTAGTGAGGGGCAGTGCTGCAGAGAAACCCACCGATGTCGTCAGCCACCGACAGGCCCGGTGGCTGAGGTGATGAGCAATTCATCTCTGGGCAGGAGTAGGGATCCAGAcaacacacttttttaaaaaatattttatattttattatttttaggaaGACACACAGTTTTACCAGAAACAATGATTTTTCTCACACAGTAGAAAaaaggcctttaaaaaaaaatctgctgtcCCAGATGAAAAGTCTACCCAGCAAGCACTGGGCCAGTTCTGAGAGGAGGAACCAGTGTGGTGGAAGTTACCTACAGGAAGTTCAGTGCAGAGGTCGGCACAAGTCCAGTTCAGTTCTGTGAGGCTCCAGGTCCTCTGACTAGGATGGGGGCTGGCTCACTCCCCAGGTGGCTGCATTTGCTTACAGAACTCATCAAACTGCTGTTGCTCCAGGTCTGTCAGGACTCTGCTGAGAGCGTAGATCTCTGCTCTTTGTCTTTGCTTCAGCTCCTGCTGGGCAGATTTCTGCTTAGCCTTCTCCACTCTGAAGACAGGTTCTTTAACTTTGGATTTTTCTTCCCGGTCAGGTGGATCCATGACTTGGATTCTGAATGCTTCTTGGTTGGCTCTGACCCGGCCTCTGGCTCCTGGCCTCTGCCAAGTCACAGACCAGCCCCTACGAGGGATtcaccctctccttccccttcctggggACCAGAGTACCCAGCCCCGCTGCCTTTGAACTGGGCAGGCCACGCCCCATTCCACACTCTTAACAAATGCGTCTCCAGGTTTAGCAGGCATAT containing:
- the LOC131904679 gene encoding small vasohibin-binding protein-like, whose amino-acid sequence is MDPPDREEKSKVKEPVFRVEKAKQKSAQQELKQRQRAEIYALSRVLTDLEQQQFDEFCKQMQPPGE